The Novipirellula galeiformis nucleotide sequence GAGTGGCAGATCCTGCAGGAAGTCGAACACGATCCCACCGCTGAGAACGACGCCTCGGAAACCGACCCCGAACAACCCCTTGATTCCACATCTATCGATCCGTCCACTAATGATGATTTTCCATCCACGAAGGAGTCTGTCGTGAGCACCGCCCTCGCATCGGTTCTCTCCGAAGCCGATTCAGAAGTTTTGGTCAACCTTGATCCCAATGCCATCTCGTACATTGATCCTGATACAGGGCTCGTCGAGGATGCACAGGCCATCATTGAAGATGAAGAAGATGAGCTGTACGGCGACAACGACGACGAAGAGGATGAGGATGACGACGTCGACGACGATGATTGGGCTGACGACGACGATGATGAAGACGACGACGAAGAGGATGATGACCTCGATGAAGAGGACGACGACGACGAGGATGAAGTAGACGCGGAAAATGCCGACTGGGAAGAAGTCGATGACGACGACGAAGAAGAATGGGACGACGACGACGAAGAAGAAGACGATTGGGATGACGAGGACGACGAAGAGGAAGACGACGACGAGGATTGGAGTTAACTTCGTCGGCTCGTGCTGGTTCCAACCGATGTGCTGGTTCCACTCGATGTGTTAGTTCGCCGCGGTCGATCGAGCCGGCAAGAGTTCACGCTCGCTGTTTCGCGCGAAGGGGTCTCCAAGAGGAGACCCATGTCAGCCTACCCATGTCAGCCCATCAGGGCCCGCGATGACTTCAGGGCCCGCGACACCTTCAGGCCCGCGACACCGCTCCGCCGCCGTGGGAATCGATTACGTCAAAGACCACGCTATTCGTCGCCCAAATTGAACAGGTGGCGTAGCGCTTCAAGCAATCCACGCTGGTGTCCTTCGGCGGCATCGTCGCGTACCGACGATAGGGGCGGATGAAGCAATTTATTGGTCAACCGATCAAACGACTTGTCGATCTCTTGAATCACCGATGGGTTGACGTTTAATTGCTCGAGCTTGTTCTTCAAGCGTTTAAGCTCCTCGGTTTTGATCTCGGCCGCATTCTCGCGTAAGCGGCGAATCACTGGCCCGGTAGAGCGATGGTTCACCGCCAGGATCAAACGTTCGGTTTCGTCTGCGATGATTTGTTGCGCTTTGGGATATTCCTTTTCCCGTTCGCGTCGATTGCGCTCGCAAGCCGCTTTTAAATCGTCGATCTGGTACAGATAGACGTTGGGAAAATCACCCAGGGCGGGGTCGAAATCGCGTGGGACCGCGAGATCCAAGATCAATAACACGCGTCCTTTGCGTTTGCTGCGGATGCTTTCAAACAGGGCGCGATCGACGATCGGTTCCGGGGCGCTCGTAGTCCCGATCAACAAATCGGCCTCGATCAATTTCTCAGTTAAGGAACTCCACGGCGCCGTTTGAACGTCAAAGCGGTTGGCAAGTTCGGCGGCCCGCTCGGCGCTTCGATTGACAATCGTGATCTTGGTGGCACCGGCTTGGAGGAGGTAGGGCAGCGTTTCCTCGCCCATTTCCCCCGCGCCACAAACCACAATTTGTTTGTCATGAAGCGAATCGAAGACTTCGGGAACGACCTCGCCGACCGCCACGCTGGGAACGCTCAGCCGGCGGCGGTGAATCGAAGTCTCTTGCTGAACTCGCTTTGCCGTTCGATTGGCCGCTTGAAAGACCGCGTGCGTTAAGGGGCCCGTCGAACCATTGTTGCAAGCCAAGTCGTAGGCTTGTTTGACCTGGGACAAAATCTGAGCTTCACCCAGCACCATGCTGTCGAGACTCGCTGCGACCGTAAATAGATGTTCGACCGCCTCGGGCCCGGTCCGATAGATCATGTGGTGGATGACTTCATCCGCGGTTAACTGATGTTGGCCAGCGAGAAAGTCGGCGACAGAATCCCGATCCAATCCGACCGAATCGTCGTTGGAGGAAGCATACAACTCAACGCGATTGCAGGTGCTTAACAGGACCAATTCGGCCGAGGGAAAGCGTTGTCGAAAATCCTTTAACGCCTTGCCAACTTGATCTGCGGTAAAGGAAATGCGTTCACGAAATTCGACCGCAGCGTCACGGTGGCTACAGCCAATCATTTGTAATTTCATGATCGCAGTGCCTCATGCCGCTGCGATCGATCGGTCGCGGTGATCGCGTCAATGTTCTCAGCAGCAGGGGTCTCGTCGCGACCGTGCGAGGAAGTCATCACGCCAACGAATGCCAAAACCAGAAAACCGAGACTCGCCAACGTCAAGTAAATCGCTTTGCGACCTTGCCGCGCGGGTGCGTAGAAGAACTCAACCGAGCTGGCTACGATTAACCAGACCAAGAGTAGAAAACTGAACAAGATTCCCCCGTCCGTCCATGCCACTTGGCCCCAACGATTCAAATTCATCACCACCCCGGCCAAGACGCCGATGGCCACCGCGGACGTGCTGACAATCAAGCATTGGCGGTTCAAGCGAGCGAGTGTTTCGAGGGTCGGTAATCGCAAAGCGGAACCGGCACGTTTTTGTTTCAAACGCCACGATTGAGCCAAGTACATCACTCCGGCGAGAAATCCAATCAGCACCGCCCCGGCACCGGTCGCCATCCCAAACGCATGCACGCTCAACCAAACCTCCGCCGCCTCGGAACGGGAAAAGGGGGGCATCGGTCGAACGGCAATCGATAACCCGATCAGCAACAAGATCACTGGCAAAAAGAAGAAACTGATGACGGTATCGGGGCGGCGAAGATAGAAAACTAAAAAACAAATGGCCATTCCCAAGGCCAATAAGAGTGACCATTCGGACCAACTCGCCAGCAGTCCACGATCCGCCGTTGCCGCCGAAGCGACCATCTTTAGCACCAAGTAGCACAGATGGGTGAACAGCCCTAACCCCATCATCACGATGACGAGTAAGCCGCGTCCAGGTATCTTGCCTAGCAAACGGAGTAGTTCTAAGACGAGCACAATCAAGTAGCTCGCAAAGAAACAGGTCACGGTTATCTTGCTAAGAATAGCGAGCATCGTGGTGATTCGTGGGCGATGGGGGGGCGGTGACAACGTACGAGCGAATTTACAAAACATTTCCAGCAACCATCCTACACACTCACTCAAATTTGTCAGCTTGGCAAGTTTAGAAGCGCAATCGGACCGAGGAACCATGGAAGATTCAAGCCACAATCGATACGCCCGCCAGATCCAATTCAATCCCGTGGGAATCGAGGGACAGCGGCGCATCGAGCAATCGCGTGTGACGCTGCTCGGTTGTGGTGCGCTGGGCAGTGTGGCCGCGGAGATACTCGCTCGAGCCGGGGTAGGGCATCTGCGGTTGCTCGACCGCGATCTGGTCGAGTGGACGAACCTGCAGCGACAAGCGCTGTTTGACGAACAGGATGCCGAGCAAGGACGAGCGAAGGTTCAAGCGGCCAGCGAGCGATTGACGAAAATCAACAGCACCATCGAAATCGAACCGGTCGTCGTCGACATCACCGCTGACAACATCAGCGGGGTGCTCAAGGGCTCGGATCTCGTGATCGATGCGACCGACAATTTCGCGATCCGGTTTCTGCTCAACGATTGGTCGCTGAAGAACAAAACCCCTTGGGTGCATGGAGGCTGTATTGGGGCGAGCGGTCAAGTTCGTCTGTTTGATGGACAGGGGGCCCCCTGCTTTCGCTGTCTGGTTCCGGAGCCCCCTCCCGCAGCGTCGGTGGCGACCTGTGATACCGCTGGGGTGCTCGGAGCAGCAACCCACGTGGTTGCCAGTCTGCAGTCGCTCGAGGCACTCAAGTGGCTCTCGGGCAACCGTGACACCGTTCACGAGGAACTGTGGTCGATCGATCTGTGGCGGAACCGCTTCCGAGCCTTGGGGATCGACCCCGGGCTGAGCCAATCCTGTCGAGCGTGCGGTGAAC carries:
- the hemA gene encoding glutamyl-tRNA reductase, translated to MKLQMIGCSHRDAAVEFRERISFTADQVGKALKDFRQRFPSAELVLLSTCNRVELYASSNDDSVGLDRDSVADFLAGQHQLTADEVIHHMIYRTGPEAVEHLFTVAASLDSMVLGEAQILSQVKQAYDLACNNGSTGPLTHAVFQAANRTAKRVQQETSIHRRRLSVPSVAVGEVVPEVFDSLHDKQIVVCGAGEMGEETLPYLLQAGATKITIVNRSAERAAELANRFDVQTAPWSSLTEKLIEADLLIGTTSAPEPIVDRALFESIRSKRKGRVLLILDLAVPRDFDPALGDFPNVYLYQIDDLKAACERNRREREKEYPKAQQIIADETERLILAVNHRSTGPVIRRLRENAAEIKTEELKRLKNKLEQLNVNPSVIQEIDKSFDRLTNKLLHPPLSSVRDDAAEGHQRGLLEALRHLFNLGDE
- the ccsA gene encoding cytochrome c biogenesis protein CcsA, whose protein sequence is MLAILSKITVTCFFASYLIVLVLELLRLLGKIPGRGLLVIVMMGLGLFTHLCYLVLKMVASAATADRGLLASWSEWSLLLALGMAICFLVFYLRRPDTVISFFFLPVILLLIGLSIAVRPMPPFSRSEAAEVWLSVHAFGMATGAGAVLIGFLAGVMYLAQSWRLKQKRAGSALRLPTLETLARLNRQCLIVSTSAVAIGVLAGVVMNLNRWGQVAWTDGGILFSFLLLVWLIVASSVEFFYAPARQGRKAIYLTLASLGFLVLAFVGVMTSSHGRDETPAAENIDAITATDRSQRHEALRS
- a CDS encoding ThiF family adenylyltransferase, with amino-acid sequence MEDSSHNRYARQIQFNPVGIEGQRRIEQSRVTLLGCGALGSVAAEILARAGVGHLRLLDRDLVEWTNLQRQALFDEQDAEQGRAKVQAASERLTKINSTIEIEPVVVDITADNISGVLKGSDLVIDATDNFAIRFLLNDWSLKNKTPWVHGGCIGASGQVRLFDGQGAPCFRCLVPEPPPAASVATCDTAGVLGAATHVVASLQSLEALKWLSGNRDTVHEELWSIDLWRNRFRALGIDPGLSQSCRACGEHQYDFLDADHARSRSAVEICGRDAVQITPATASKVALKQVAERWQGQGEVQANRFFARLMIASQGNEPPLRLTLFADGRAVIDGTDNASKARSLYDRFVGG